A stretch of the Actinoalloteichus fjordicus genome encodes the following:
- a CDS encoding MarR family winged helix-turn-helix transcriptional regulator, with product MPLDVAVGARAVSAEPWVMWETLIAAVQRWTVQPADALRNCHGISVYDYRLLRLLARAPQPMRKAIANTALDLPPRSLDHSVVRLADRGYLTVTGRGSGKRLALTDLGIEFLEAVVETLRSATADSLAGTSLAPGDRAVLISLLNRLRR from the coding sequence GTGCCTCTTGATGTGGCGGTGGGGGCGCGGGCAGTGTCGGCGGAGCCGTGGGTGATGTGGGAGACGTTGATCGCCGCAGTCCAACGGTGGACGGTGCAGCCTGCGGATGCCTTGCGGAATTGTCATGGGATCTCGGTGTATGACTATCGGCTGTTGCGGTTGTTGGCGCGGGCGCCGCAGCCGATGCGGAAGGCCATTGCGAACACGGCGTTGGATCTGCCGCCCCGGAGCCTGGATCACAGCGTGGTCCGGCTGGCGGATCGGGGCTATCTGACGGTCACGGGTCGGGGCAGCGGGAAGCGGTTGGCGCTGACGGATCTCGGTATCGAGTTTCTGGAGGCGGTGGTGGAGACCCTGCGTTCGGCCACCGCCGATTCGCTGGCGGGGACCTCGTTGGCGCCTGGCGACCGGGCCGTCCTGATCAGCCTGCTCAACCGACTCCGCCGCTGA
- the cmk gene encoding (d)CMP kinase, with protein sequence MEGAELRGIVAMDGPSGTGKSTVSRRLAFGLRARYLDTGAMYRAVTLAVLRSGTDPADAPSVARVAAEARLSVGTDPERPEIRLDGEDVAAEIRGEPVTQAVSAVAAVPEVRGLLVAQQQAVIAEARGVDVGIVVEGRDIGEVVAPEAGLKVYLTADAEVRARRRSAQDSAQGRRVSIDETHADVRRRDEFDSSRAVSPLRRGTDAVEVDTTHLDVAGVLAELSRLVVESGLAVTRPRSPR encoded by the coding sequence GTGGAGGGCGCTGAGTTGCGCGGGATCGTCGCGATGGACGGGCCGTCGGGGACGGGGAAGTCCACCGTCTCGCGTCGGCTGGCCTTCGGCCTGCGGGCGCGCTACCTGGACACCGGCGCGATGTATCGGGCCGTGACGCTGGCGGTGCTGCGGTCGGGGACCGATCCGGCGGACGCCCCTTCGGTCGCCAGGGTCGCCGCCGAGGCACGGCTGAGTGTGGGCACCGATCCGGAGCGGCCCGAGATCCGGCTCGACGGCGAGGACGTCGCCGCCGAGATCAGGGGCGAGCCGGTGACGCAGGCGGTCTCGGCGGTCGCGGCCGTGCCCGAGGTGCGCGGGCTCCTGGTGGCCCAGCAGCAGGCGGTCATCGCCGAGGCACGCGGTGTCGACGTCGGCATCGTCGTCGAGGGGCGGGACATCGGCGAGGTCGTGGCCCCCGAGGCGGGCCTCAAGGTCTACCTGACCGCCGACGCCGAGGTCAGGGCCCGGCGTCGCAGCGCCCAGGACAGCGCCCAGGGCAGACGGGTGTCGATCGACGAGACCCACGCCGACGTGCGCAGACGGGACGAGTTCGACTCGAGCCGGGCCGTCTCGCCGCTGCGGCGCGGCACCGACGCCGTCGAAGTGGACACGACCCACCTGGACGTGGCCGGGGTGCTGGCGGAGCTGTCCCGCCTCGTCGTCGAGAGCGGCCTCGCCGTCACGAGACCACGGAGCCCCCGATGA
- a CDS encoding lysophospholipid acyltransferase family protein has translation MTARSSTADSESSSPAVSALPEGSWRAMNRVGRWIGTTIGRVFFRVRVHGRDQLPRRGPVVLVANHSSLIDGPLLFGLVRRQCVFLIKHEMFRGPMGWALRRMGQLPVRRGEADRVPLLASVRALRAGGLVAVFPEGTRGSGDVSGAHNGAAWLARSSDALVLPVACRGTRRPAESGRRFRPRVDVLFGEAFTVPSGRGRAALHEATARVQGELAELVRELDRRLLAESGSPGGDKGENT, from the coding sequence ATGACCGCCCGCTCCTCGACGGCCGACTCCGAGTCGTCGAGCCCGGCGGTCTCGGCGCTGCCGGAGGGTTCCTGGCGGGCGATGAACCGGGTGGGCCGCTGGATCGGCACGACGATCGGCCGGGTCTTCTTCCGCGTCCGGGTCCACGGACGCGACCAGCTGCCGCGCCGAGGCCCGGTGGTCCTGGTCGCCAACCACAGTTCGCTGATCGACGGGCCGCTGCTGTTCGGCCTGGTCCGGCGGCAGTGCGTGTTCCTGATCAAGCACGAGATGTTCCGGGGGCCGATGGGCTGGGCGCTGCGGCGGATGGGGCAGCTTCCCGTCCGCCGAGGCGAGGCCGATCGGGTGCCGCTGCTGGCCTCGGTCCGGGCCCTGCGTGCAGGCGGGCTGGTCGCGGTGTTCCCCGAGGGGACCAGGGGCAGCGGCGACGTGTCGGGGGCGCACAACGGCGCCGCCTGGTTGGCCAGGTCCTCCGACGCACTCGTTCTGCCGGTGGCCTGCCGTGGCACCCGCCGCCCAGCGGAGTCCGGCCGCAGGTTCCGGCCCAGGGTGGACGTATTGTTCGGGGAAGCCTTCACCGTGCCCTCGGGACGGGGGCGCGCGGCCCTTCACGAGGCGACAGCGCGGGTGCAGGGCGAACTCGCGGAGCTGGTGCGCGAACTCGATCGGCGACTGCTCGCCGAATCGGGCTCGCCCGGCGGAGACAAGGGAGAGAACACGTGA
- a CDS encoding Uma2 family endonuclease yields the protein MVAPAEPSTNIFAHAGPWTAAAVLQLPEDHGQRIELVDGALVVSPVAGRTHQRILQRLQMSFLAAVPPEYESLPRISVLLDSGRLLIPDLAITSVPDRDGLYLDAADLVLVVEVSSPASKMFDRALKKQLYAHAGIPFLLLVTPMAQSVTMTVFELIGGEFQETARSRDGHLDLERPFPVRLDLN from the coding sequence ATGGTGGCACCAGCAGAACCCAGCACCAACATCTTCGCCCACGCCGGTCCCTGGACTGCGGCGGCGGTGCTCCAGCTTCCCGAGGATCACGGGCAGCGCATCGAGCTCGTCGACGGCGCGTTGGTCGTGAGCCCGGTGGCAGGCCGAACCCATCAGCGGATTCTGCAACGGCTTCAGATGTCCTTCCTCGCCGCCGTTCCGCCGGAGTACGAGTCGCTGCCCCGGATCAGCGTGCTGCTGGACAGCGGACGGCTGCTCATTCCCGACCTCGCCATCACCAGCGTGCCGGATCGCGACGGTCTCTATCTCGACGCGGCGGACCTGGTGCTGGTCGTCGAGGTGTCCTCGCCCGCGTCGAAGATGTTCGACCGGGCGCTGAAGAAGCAGCTCTACGCGCACGCGGGCATCCCGTTCCTACTGCTGGTGACGCCGATGGCGCAGTCGGTGACGATGACCGTCTTCGAATTGATCGGCGGCGAGTTCCAGGAGACGGCGCGCAGTAGAGACGGCCACCTGGACCTCGAGCGACCCTTTCCGGTGCGGCTCGACCTCAATTGA
- a CDS encoding TetR/AcrR family transcriptional regulator — MNGPTDPLDEPGGTRRRGRRTGGDTRAVLLRSAKEVFAERGYEQATVRAIAERAGVDAAMVNHWFGGKEKLFTAAVELPFDPSILVDIVLDGERESAPERLLTAFVSIWDDHADGFAALVRSFSSTASAAEMLRTALSRFVIGEALGRLGVDQPRVRGALVASQIVGLGITRYMLRLEPMSTADPAWVVAALAPTLRRYLFEDLALPPAES, encoded by the coding sequence GTGAACGGCCCGACTGACCCACTGGACGAACCGGGCGGCACCCGCCGCCGAGGACGGCGAACCGGCGGCGACACCCGTGCGGTCCTGCTGCGCTCCGCGAAGGAGGTCTTCGCCGAACGCGGCTACGAGCAGGCGACCGTCCGGGCCATCGCGGAGCGCGCGGGCGTCGACGCCGCGATGGTCAACCACTGGTTCGGCGGCAAGGAGAAGCTGTTCACGGCGGCCGTCGAGCTGCCGTTCGACCCGTCGATACTGGTCGACATCGTGCTGGACGGGGAGCGCGAGTCGGCACCGGAACGGCTCCTCACCGCCTTCGTCTCGATCTGGGACGACCACGCCGACGGCTTCGCCGCGCTGGTCCGCAGCTTCAGCTCGACGGCGAGTGCCGCCGAGATGCTGCGCACGGCGCTGAGCCGCTTCGTCATCGGCGAGGCACTCGGCAGGCTCGGCGTTGACCAGCCCCGGGTGCGCGGCGCGCTGGTCGCCAGCCAGATCGTCGGCCTGGGCATCACCCGGTACATGCTGCGTCTCGAACCGATGAGCACGGCCGATCCGGCGTGGGTGGTGGCCGCGCTGGCCCCGACGCTGCGGCGTTATCTCTTCGAGGACCTGGCGCTGCCGCCTGCGGAGAGCTGA
- the trpC gene encoding indole-3-glycerol phosphate synthase TrpC: MNSVLESILDGVRADLADREAAVPFDEIKRLADQAKPPKDVRTALLAPGIGVIAEVKRRSPSKGHLADIADPAELAASYAAAGARAISVLTEQRRFGGSLADFDAVRAAVDVPLLRKDFIVGTYQVHEARAHGADIVLLIVAALEQNALESLLDRVESLGMTALVEVHTAEDADRALQAGASLIGINARDLHTLEVHREVFGRIAPGLPAEVLKIAESGVRGPSDLMAYAGAGADAVLVGEGLVASGDPKAAVTQLVTAGSHPACPRPSR; the protein is encoded by the coding sequence GTGAACAGTGTCCTGGAGTCAATCCTCGACGGAGTGCGTGCCGACCTCGCGGATCGCGAGGCGGCAGTGCCGTTCGATGAGATCAAGCGGCTGGCCGATCAGGCCAAGCCACCGAAGGACGTCAGAACGGCGCTGTTGGCGCCGGGCATCGGCGTCATCGCGGAGGTGAAGCGGCGCAGCCCGTCCAAGGGGCATCTGGCCGACATCGCCGATCCGGCTGAACTGGCGGCCTCCTATGCGGCGGCGGGTGCGCGGGCGATCAGCGTGCTCACCGAACAGCGACGCTTCGGCGGGTCGCTGGCGGACTTCGACGCGGTTCGCGCCGCCGTCGACGTTCCGTTGCTGCGCAAGGACTTCATCGTCGGCACCTATCAGGTGCACGAGGCGCGAGCGCACGGCGCCGACATCGTGCTGCTGATCGTCGCCGCCCTGGAGCAGAACGCCCTGGAGTCCTTGTTGGACCGGGTGGAGTCTCTCGGGATGACGGCCCTGGTGGAGGTGCACACCGCCGAGGACGCCGACCGCGCCCTGCAGGCGGGTGCCAGCCTGATCGGCATCAACGCTCGTGATCTGCACACCCTGGAGGTGCACCGCGAGGTCTTCGGGCGGATCGCGCCCGGCCTGCCCGCCGAGGTCCTCAAGATCGCGGAGTCCGGGGTCAGAGGGCCGAGTGACCTGATGGCCTATGCCGGCGCCGGGGCGGACGCCGTCCTGGTCGGCGAGGGCCTGGTGGCCAGCGGCGACCCGAAGGCGGCGGTGACGCAGCTCGTCACCGCGGGCTCGCACCCGGCCTGTCCGAGGCCGAGCCGATGA
- the trpA gene encoding tryptophan synthase subunit alpha yields MSRLAPMFAQCRAEGRAALIGYLPAGYPTVAGSSALFRTMLDSGVDLVEIGVPYSDPVMDGPVIQRAAESALHGGFRLRNVFEVVESVASAGGRAVVMTYWNPVHRYGVDAFARDLASAGGLGMITPDLIPDEADDWISAADTHRLDRIFLIAPSSSEERISLTAEASSGFVYATAVMGVTGARDAVGSEAWSTVRRARAHTTLPIGVGLGVRSGDQAAEIAGFSDAVIVGSAFVSRIGGVDRELSGAEAEVRELAVELAAGVRRRSTQPA; encoded by the coding sequence ATGAGTCGTCTCGCGCCGATGTTCGCCCAGTGCCGCGCCGAAGGGCGGGCCGCGCTGATCGGCTACCTGCCCGCCGGTTATCCGACGGTGGCGGGCTCCTCGGCGTTGTTCCGGACGATGCTGGACTCCGGCGTCGACCTGGTCGAGATCGGCGTGCCCTACTCCGATCCGGTCATGGACGGTCCCGTGATCCAGCGGGCGGCCGAGTCGGCCCTGCACGGTGGCTTCCGGCTTCGCAACGTCTTCGAGGTCGTGGAGTCGGTGGCCTCGGCGGGCGGGCGGGCCGTGGTGATGACCTACTGGAACCCCGTGCACCGCTACGGGGTGGACGCCTTCGCCAGGGACCTCGCCTCGGCGGGCGGGCTCGGCATGATCACGCCGGACCTCATCCCCGACGAGGCCGACGACTGGATCTCGGCCGCCGACACGCACCGGCTGGACCGCATCTTCCTGATCGCGCCGTCCTCCAGCGAGGAGCGGATCTCGCTGACCGCCGAGGCCTCCAGCGGCTTCGTCTACGCCACCGCCGTGATGGGCGTCACCGGCGCCCGCGACGCGGTGGGCTCCGAGGCCTGGAGCACGGTCCGGCGAGCTCGCGCGCACACCACTCTGCCCATCGGCGTCGGTCTCGGGGTGCGCTCCGGGGATCAGGCCGCCGAGATCGCGGGCTTCTCCGACGCGGTGATCGTCGGCTCGGCCTTCGTCTCGCGGATCGGCGGCGTGGACCGTGAGCTGTCCGGCGCCGAGGCCGAGGTGCGGGAGCTGGCCGTCGAGCTGGCGGCCGGGGTGCGCAGGCGGAGCACGCAGCCTGCCTGA
- the lgt gene encoding prolipoprotein diacylglyceryl transferase has translation MFLASIPSPDQGVWRIGPLSLRAYAICILIGIVAAIWWGERRWAARGGEQGTVLDVAVFAVPFGLIGGRLYHVATDYHLYFGEGRNPLDIFAIWNGGLGIWGAIALGGVGAWIACRRRGIPLPMMADALAPGIILAQAIGRLGNWFNQELYGGPTDLPWGLELYQRIDPATGLEDQVNGIAVDHTPIAVVHPTFLYELLWNLGVVLLLIWADRRFRLGHGRVFALYVAGYTLGRFWIELMRTDQATMIFGQRINVFTSGLVFLGAVAYLILARRGREDPALARGTNPDRDGSTGATGGDSDGGGGTAVAGGAAATDAGAGDRRDAGGASSERGASGPDASDSSGSSGSRAEVSVSSTADAGVSSGSSSSSSSSSPSSDSGSGSDGGGGGGD, from the coding sequence ATGTTCCTGGCGAGCATTCCGAGTCCAGATCAGGGTGTCTGGCGCATCGGACCGCTGTCCCTTCGGGCCTACGCGATCTGCATCCTGATCGGGATCGTCGCGGCGATCTGGTGGGGTGAGCGGCGGTGGGCGGCCCGAGGCGGGGAGCAGGGCACCGTCTTGGACGTCGCCGTCTTCGCGGTTCCGTTCGGGCTCATCGGCGGCAGGCTGTACCACGTCGCCACCGATTACCACCTGTACTTCGGCGAGGGCCGCAACCCGCTGGACATCTTCGCCATCTGGAACGGCGGTCTCGGCATCTGGGGCGCCATCGCCCTGGGCGGGGTCGGCGCCTGGATCGCCTGTCGACGCAGGGGCATCCCGCTGCCGATGATGGCCGACGCGCTGGCACCGGGCATCATCCTGGCGCAGGCCATCGGCAGGCTCGGGAACTGGTTCAACCAGGAGCTCTACGGCGGGCCGACCGATCTGCCCTGGGGCCTGGAGCTGTACCAGCGGATCGATCCGGCGACCGGGTTGGAGGACCAGGTCAACGGCATCGCCGTTGATCACACGCCCATCGCGGTGGTCCACCCGACCTTTCTGTACGAGCTGCTGTGGAACCTCGGCGTCGTGCTGCTGCTCATCTGGGCGGACCGCCGATTCCGGCTGGGCCACGGCCGGGTCTTCGCGCTCTACGTCGCCGGTTACACCCTCGGCCGGTTCTGGATCGAGCTGATGCGAACCGATCAGGCGACGATGATCTTCGGTCAACGCATCAACGTGTTCACCTCGGGCCTGGTCTTCCTCGGCGCGGTGGCCTATCTGATCCTCGCGCGGCGCGGCCGGGAGGACCCGGCACTGGCGCGGGGCACGAACCCCGATCGCGACGGCTCCACGGGGGCCACGGGCGGTGACTCCGACGGTGGCGGCGGCACGGCGGTCGCCGGTGGTGCGGCTGCGACCGACGCCGGGGCGGGCGACCGGCGAGACGCCGGCGGTGCGTCCTCTGAACGGGGTGCCTCGGGGCCGGATGCTTCGGACTCCTCGGGGTCCTCGGGGAGCCGTGCCGAGGTGAGCGTCTCCTCGACCGCCGATGCCGGGGTCTCTTCCGGCTCTTCGTCGTCTTCGTCCTCGTCTTCGCCCTCGTCGGACTCGGGTTCCGGGTCGGACGGCGGCGGTGGCGGCGGTGACTGA
- a CDS encoding Trp biosynthesis-associated membrane protein encodes MPEHGPDPREVPDSSGPPDDSPDTASPAPDRQAPVTQPEAARDESDPTAADAVPGSPAAAGRRLLTGLALLLAVSAGLLWSATLLPWLVILPGEENLTSTVVLTGADAAGWLTPTALLALAAVAALVALGGLPRRIVGGLLVVAGAAVVWAAVVGGDAGPADEMSIFLGPLVDQTVDEPPAILLGRVAAGAGGLTLAVAGLWTALRGGVLPTLGSRYTARRTERTPVEPDRRMWDTLNEGTDPTEEDR; translated from the coding sequence GTGCCTGAGCACGGTCCGGACCCCCGAGAAGTCCCGGACTCCTCGGGGCCGCCGGACGACTCCCCGGACACCGCCTCCCCGGCCCCCGACCGCCAGGCTCCCGTCACGCAGCCTGAGGCGGCCCGGGACGAGTCCGACCCGACCGCGGCGGACGCGGTGCCGGGCAGCCCCGCTGCGGCGGGCAGGCGGCTGCTCACGGGGTTGGCGCTTCTCCTGGCGGTCTCGGCCGGACTGCTCTGGTCGGCGACGCTGCTGCCGTGGCTGGTGATCCTTCCCGGCGAGGAGAACCTGACCTCGACGGTCGTCCTGACCGGTGCCGACGCGGCGGGCTGGCTCACCCCGACGGCCCTGCTGGCCCTGGCCGCCGTGGCGGCGCTGGTCGCGCTCGGCGGGCTGCCGCGTCGGATCGTCGGCGGGCTGCTGGTCGTCGCGGGCGCGGCGGTGGTGTGGGCGGCGGTGGTCGGCGGTGACGCCGGGCCCGCCGACGAGATGTCGATCTTCCTCGGGCCGCTCGTCGACCAGACCGTCGACGAGCCGCCCGCGATCCTGCTGGGTCGAGTGGCGGCGGGCGCGGGCGGTCTGACGCTGGCCGTCGCGGGCCTGTGGACCGCGCTGCGGGGCGGCGTGCTGCCGACCCTGGGCAGCCGGTACACCGCGAGAAGAACCGAGCGGACCCCGGTCGAGCCGGACCGTCGGATGTGGGACACGCTGAACGAGGGGACCGACCCGACCGAGGAGGATCGTTGA
- the trpB gene encoding tryptophan synthase subunit beta has translation MSGAGEGTKPTSEERSIEHEPDESGHFGPYGGRFVPEALMSALEELATAYDKARVDPEFTDELARLLRDYTGRPSPLTEVTRFAEHAGGGRVFLKREDLNHTGSHKINNVLGQALLTKRMGKSRVIAETGAGQHGVATATACALLGLDCVVYMGEVDTRRQALNVARMRLLGAEVIPVTTGSRTLKDAINEALRDWVANVDDTHYLLGTVAGPHPFPVMVRDFHRVIGIEARAQMLDQAGTLPDAVIACVGGGSNAIGIFHPFLGDKDVALIGFEPAGEGLDTGRHGATLTAGLPGMLHGARSYLLQDEDGQTVETHSISAGLDYPGVGPEHSWLKDTGRAEYRAVTDAEAMDAFELLCRTEGIIPAIESAHALAGALKVGRERGENAVLLVSLSGRGDKDVDTAASWFGLLGEKEA, from the coding sequence ATGAGCGGTGCCGGTGAGGGCACGAAGCCCACGTCGGAAGAGCGGTCCATCGAGCACGAACCGGACGAGAGCGGCCACTTCGGCCCCTACGGCGGCCGGTTCGTGCCCGAGGCGCTGATGTCGGCGTTGGAGGAACTGGCCACGGCCTACGACAAGGCCAGGGTCGACCCGGAGTTCACCGACGAGCTGGCCCGGCTGCTGCGGGACTACACGGGCAGGCCGTCGCCGCTGACCGAGGTGACCCGCTTCGCCGAGCACGCGGGCGGCGGCCGGGTGTTCCTCAAGCGTGAGGACCTCAACCACACCGGCTCACACAAGATCAACAACGTCCTGGGTCAGGCGCTGCTCACCAAGCGGATGGGCAAGTCCAGGGTGATCGCCGAGACCGGAGCGGGGCAGCACGGGGTGGCCACGGCCACCGCCTGCGCCCTGCTCGGGCTCGACTGCGTCGTCTACATGGGCGAGGTCGACACCAGAAGGCAGGCGCTCAACGTCGCCAGGATGCGGCTGCTCGGCGCCGAGGTCATCCCGGTGACGACCGGCTCCCGCACCCTCAAGGACGCCATCAACGAGGCGCTGCGCGACTGGGTCGCCAACGTCGACGACACGCACTACCTGCTGGGCACCGTCGCGGGTCCGCACCCGTTCCCGGTGATGGTCCGCGACTTCCATCGGGTGATCGGCATCGAGGCGCGGGCCCAGATGCTCGACCAGGCGGGCACGCTGCCCGACGCGGTGATCGCCTGCGTCGGCGGCGGATCGAACGCCATCGGCATCTTCCACCCCTTCCTCGGCGACAAGGACGTCGCGCTGATCGGCTTCGAGCCCGCAGGCGAGGGGCTCGACACCGGACGGCACGGCGCCACCCTCACCGCCGGGCTGCCGGGGATGCTGCACGGCGCGCGCTCCTACCTGCTTCAGGACGAGGACGGGCAGACCGTCGAGACGCACTCGATCTCGGCGGGCCTGGACTATCCCGGCGTCGGCCCGGAGCACTCCTGGCTCAAGGACACCGGCCGGGCGGAGTATCGGGCGGTGACCGATGCGGAGGCGATGGACGCCTTCGAGCTGCTGTGTCGCACCGAGGGCATCATCCCGGCCATCGAGTCCGCCCATGCCCTGGCGGGCGCCCTGAAGGTCGGGCGCGAACGGGGCGAGAACGCCGTGCTGCTGGTGAGCCTCTCCGGTCGCGGCGACAAGGACGTGGACACGGCGGCCTCGTGGTTCGGCCTGCTCGGGGAGAAGGAAGCCTGA
- a CDS encoding anthranilate synthase component I, translating into MVDATGGGIGAVSPTLEEFRALAAERRVIPVVRKLLADDETPLGVYRKLADDRPGTFLFESAQNGRSWSRWSFIGVHSPAALTVRDGEAVWTGTPPVGLPTGGDPLTALRDTLRVLHTDPLPGLPPLHGGMVGYLGYDTVRRLERLPELAEDDLHLPELVMLLATDLAALDHHEGTITLIANAVNWDDSPERLDAAYRDALARLDEMTVRLGAPAPASVAVYDRPKPDFVRRRSEAEHHAAVRAAQEAIRAGEAFQVVVSQRFEMTTDADALDVYRVLRATNPSPYMYLLRLESPGADGRAVPFDIVGSSPESLVTVRDGVATTHPIAGTRWRGADPEEDALLEKDLLADEKERAEHLMLVDLGRNDLGRVCAPGSVSVVEFFTVERYSHVMHIVSTVTGRLAEGRTAFDAIAACFPAGTLSGAPKPRAMELIEELEPTRRGVYGGVVGYLDFAGDADTAIAIRTALMREGTAYVQAGGGIVADSDPVAEDQETLNKAGAVLAAIATAETLAAPAPAGDGARSAGLPGDVASLAVRSSGA; encoded by the coding sequence ATGGTGGACGCAACTGGTGGCGGAATCGGCGCGGTCAGCCCGACGCTGGAGGAGTTCCGTGCCCTGGCGGCCGAGCGGCGGGTGATCCCGGTCGTGCGCAAGCTCCTCGCCGACGACGAGACCCCGCTGGGCGTGTATCGCAAACTCGCCGACGACCGACCGGGCACCTTCCTCTTCGAGTCGGCGCAGAACGGACGTTCCTGGTCGCGCTGGTCGTTCATCGGTGTGCACAGTCCGGCCGCCCTGACCGTGCGTGACGGCGAGGCCGTCTGGACCGGCACTCCACCGGTCGGGCTGCCCACCGGCGGCGACCCCCTCACCGCGCTGCGGGACACGCTGCGGGTGCTGCACACCGACCCGTTGCCCGGCCTGCCGCCGCTGCACGGCGGGATGGTGGGCTACCTCGGCTACGACACCGTCCGCAGACTGGAACGCCTGCCGGAGCTGGCCGAGGACGATCTGCACCTCCCCGAACTGGTGATGCTGCTCGCCACCGACCTCGCCGCGCTGGACCACCACGAAGGCACCATCACCCTGATCGCCAACGCGGTGAACTGGGACGACAGCCCGGAACGGCTCGACGCCGCCTATCGGGACGCGCTGGCCAGGCTCGACGAGATGACGGTCCGGCTCGGCGCACCCGCCCCGGCCAGCGTCGCCGTCTACGACCGGCCGAAGCCGGACTTCGTCCGCAGGCGCAGCGAGGCGGAGCACCACGCCGCTGTGCGGGCGGCCCAGGAGGCCATCCGCGCAGGTGAGGCGTTCCAGGTGGTGGTGTCTCAGCGGTTCGAGATGACCACCGACGCCGATGCGCTCGACGTCTACCGGGTACTTCGGGCGACCAATCCGAGTCCGTACATGTACCTGCTGCGCCTGGAGTCGCCGGGGGCGGACGGCCGAGCGGTGCCCTTCGACATCGTCGGCTCCAGCCCCGAATCCCTGGTGACTGTGCGTGATGGCGTGGCGACCACGCACCCCATCGCGGGCACGCGGTGGCGTGGCGCCGACCCGGAGGAGGACGCGCTGCTGGAGAAGGACCTGCTGGCCGACGAGAAGGAGCGGGCCGAGCACCTGATGCTCGTCGACCTCGGCCGCAACGACCTGGGCCGGGTCTGCGCGCCGGGCTCGGTGTCGGTGGTCGAGTTCTTCACCGTGGAGCGCTACAGCCACGTCATGCACATCGTCTCGACGGTCACCGGGCGCCTCGCCGAGGGCCGCACGGCCTTCGACGCGATTGCGGCCTGCTTCCCTGCGGGCACCCTCTCCGGGGCGCCGAAGCCGAGGGCGATGGAGCTGATCGAGGAGCTGGAGCCGACCCGACGCGGGGTCTACGGCGGCGTGGTCGGCTACCTGGACTTCGCGGGCGACGCCGACACCGCGATCGCGATCCGCACCGCGCTGATGCGCGAGGGGACCGCCTACGTGCAGGCGGGCGGCGGGATCGTGGCCGACTCCGACCCGGTCGCCGAGGACCAGGAGACGCTGAACAAGGCAGGCGCGGTGCTGGCGGCGATCGCGACGGCCGAGACGCTGGCGGCGCCCGCCCCGGCGGGCGACGGGGCGCGGTCTGCGGGGCTGCCCGGCGACGTCGCGAGCCTCGCGGTGCGGAGTTCCGGTGCCTGA